A window of the Brassica napus cultivar Da-Ae chromosome C5, Da-Ae, whole genome shotgun sequence genome harbors these coding sequences:
- the LOC106401373 gene encoding probable phosphoglucomutase, cytoplasmic 1, producing the protein MVFKVSLVSTSPIDGQKPGTSGLRKKVKVFKQPNYLQNFVQSTFNALTPAKVKGATLVVSGDGRYYSNDAVQIIIKMAAANGVRRVWVGKNTLLSTPAVSAVIRERSGADGSKATGGFILTASHNPGGPTEDFGIKYNMGNGGPAPESITDKIYENTKTIKEYPIAEDLPIVDISAIGVSSFEGPGGKFDVEVFDSADDYVKLMKSIFDFESIRKLLSSPKFSFCYDAMHGVAGAYAHRIFVEELGSQESSLLNCVPKEDFGGGHPDPNLTYAKELVARMGLGKSDTGVEPPEFGAAADGDADRNMILGKRFFVTPSDSVAIIAANAVGAIPYFSTGLKGVARSMPTSAALDVVAKSLNLKFFEVPTGWKFFGNLMDAGMCSVCGEESFGTGSDHIREKDGIWAVLAWLSILAHKNKETLDGDAELVTVEDIVRKHWATYGRHYYTRYDYENVDAGKAKELMEHLVKLQSSIPEVNKMVKGIRSDVSNVSSADEFEYKDPVDGSISKHQGIRYLFEDGSRLVFRLSGTGSEGATIRLYIEQYEKDASKTGRESHEALSPLVDVALKLSKMEEFTGRSAPTVIT; encoded by the exons ATGGTGTTCAAGGTCTCTCTCGTCTCAACCTCCCCTATCGATGGCCAGAAACCTGGCACCTCTGGTCTCCGTAAGAAG GTGAAAGTGTTCAAGCAACCCAATTACCTACAGAACTTTGTCCAATCAACTTTTAATGCTCTTACTCCAGCGAAAGTCAaag GTGCCACACTAGTGGTTTCTGGTGATGGCCGTTATTACTCAAATGATGCTGTTCAG ATCATTATTAAGATGGCAGCAGCTAACGGTGTGCGACGTGTGTGGGTTGGTAAAAACACTCTCTTATCAACTCCTGCCGTATCGGCTGTGATTCGTGAAAGATCAGGAGCTGAT GGATCGAAAGCAACGGGAGGATTTATTTTAACAGCAAGTCACAATCCTGGTGGCCCTACTGAG GATTTTGGAATCAAATACAATATGGGAAACGGGGGACCTGCTCCTGAATCAATCACTGATAAGATTTACGAGAACACTAAGACGATCAAGGAGTACCCAATAGCAGAAGATCTACCCATT GTTGATATATCTGCCATTGGCGTATCCAGTTTTGAAGGACCTGGAGGAAAGTTTGATGTTGAAGTTTTTGATTCCGCGGATGACTACGTTAAACTAATGAA GTCCATCTTCGACTTTGAATCCATCCGGAAGTTGCTTTCATCTCCAAAGTTTTCATTCTG CTATGATGCAATGCATGGAGTTGCTGGAGCCTATGCCCATCGGATCTTTGTCGAAGAACTCGGTTCGCAAGAAAGTTCTCTATTGAACTGCGTACCCAAG GAGGACTTTGGTGGAGGTCATCCCGATCCCAATCTGACCTATGCTAAGGAGCTTGTGGCACGAATGGGATTAGGTAAATCTGACACCGGAGTTGAACCTCCAGagtttggtgctgctgctgatGGTGATGCAGACCGTAACATGATCCTTGGTAAAAG GTTCTTTGTAACTCCATCTGATTCGGTTGCTATAATTGCTGCAAATGCTGTTGGGGCCATACCTTACTTCAGCACTGGTTTGAAAGGTGTTGCAAG GAGCATGCCGACCTCAGCAGCTCTTGATGTCGTTGCAAAGAGCTTGAATTTGAAGTTCTTTGAG GTTCCAACAGGCTGGAAGTTTTTTGGTAATCTGATGGATGCTGGAATGTGTTCTGTTTGTGGGGAAGAAAGTTTTGGAACTG GGTCGGATCATATCCGTGAGAAAGATGGGATTTGGGCAGTTCTTGCGTGGCTGTCTATACTTGCTCACAAGAACAAGGAAACTCTTGATGGTGACGCTGAATTGGTGACGGTTGAAGACATTGTCCGCAAACACTGGGCTACCTATGGCCGTCACTATTACACTCGTTACGACTATGAG AATGTAGATGCAGGTAAAGCTAAGGAACTGATGGAGCATTTGGTCAAATTGCAATCTTCAATCCCTGAAGTCAACAA GATGGTGAAAGGAATTCGCTCGGACGTGTCGAATGTATCCAGTGCCGATGAATTCGAGTACAAAGATCCAGTTGATGGCTCCATCTCCAAGCACCAGGGAATCCGTTACCTGTTTGAAGATGGATCACGACTT GTTTTCCGTCTGTCTGGAACTGGCTCGGAAGGAGCAACCATCCGACTCTACATTGAACAGTACGAGAAGGATGCTTCTAAAACCGGACGAGAGTCCCATGAAGCTCTGTCTCCTCTG GTGGACGTAGCTCTGAAACTGTCCAAGATGGAGGAGTTCACGGGCCGATCAGCCCCCACCGTCATAACATAA
- the BNAC05G18480D gene encoding uncharacterized protein BNAC05G18480D → MTKKKKKSTSPSGQSVFFYSLSSLVSFSFFSPERNQSQNQFRNLNPKMDQIESVEYNALETANGNSHTDHGWKKVVYPKRNRKQKPADHTTANGTHFPNGALSNGDNVFRSFEEQAEDRRRRILAAKKAADAADDSDLTRSKRRSNGYGDDGYGFDDSEGEIGAGKENAKVEVAKKPKVKKEKKPKVTLAEAAAKIDSSNLQAFLVEASESYASQPEIQLMRFADYFGRALSGVSSSHFPWVKTFKESPLSKLIDIPLSHIPEAVYKTSADWINQRPIQALGSFVLWALDCILADLAVQQGGAKGGKKGAQHATSKSQVAIFVTVAMVLRRKPDALTNVLPTLRENPKYQGQDKLPVTVWMMAQASQGDLSVGLLSWAHNLLPVVSSKSCNPQSRDLILQLVERIVSNPKARTILVSGAVRKGERLIPPPSFEILMRLAFPASSARVKATERFEAIYPLLKDVSLAGAPGSKAMKQTTQQIFTFALKAAGEGNPVLAKEAAAVAIWAITQNVDCCKHWENLYSDNLEASVTIFKKLIDEWKQRSVKLSPSETLTFNKTMKSLRLKNEEALAEGGANGASQSLYKDADRCCKVISGKLSSGSGYFKGVAIAAVLAAAGAAALSANPEVIEELKSQVESLDLSKLTESVMTAFKN, encoded by the exons atgacaaaaaaaaaaaaaaaaagtacatcTCCCTCCGGTCAATCcgtcttcttctactccttgtCGTCACTCGTCagtttctctttcttctcgcCGGAGAGAAATCAAAGTCAGAATCAATTTCGAAATCTCAACCCGAAAATGGATCAGATCGAGTCCGTGGAGTACAATGCCTTGGAAACCGCCAACGGAAACTCTCACACCGACCACGGATGGAAGAAAGTAGTCTACCCGAAACGCAACCGGAAGCAGAAACCGGCGGATCATACGACGGCGAACGGTACCCACTTTCCCAACGGTGCATTATCTAACGGAGACAATGTCTTCCGCTCCTTCGAGGAGCAAGCCGAAGATCGCCGTCGACGGATCCTCGCCGCGAAGAAGGCCGCCGACGCCGCGGACGATTCCGATCTGACGAGATCTAAACGCCGATCCAACGGTTACGGCGACGATGGGTATGGTTTCGACGACAGCGAGGGTGAGATCGGTGCTGGGAAGGAGAATGCGAAGGTGGAGGTAGCTAAGAAACCCAAGgttaagaaggagaagaagcctAAGGTGACTTTAGCTGAAGCTGCTGCGAAGATCGACTCGTCGAATCTCCAAGCTTTCCTCGTCGAAGCTTCG GAATCGTATGCGAGTCAGCCAGAGATTCAGCTAATGAGATTTGCTGATTACTTCGGGAGAGCTCTCTCTGGAGTCTCCTCATCTCATTTCCCGTGGGTGAAGACGTTCAAGGAGTCTCCTTTGTCTAAGCTTATCGAT ATTCCTCTCTCTCATATCCCTGAAGCTGTTTATAAGACATCAGCGGATTGGATCAACCAACGGCCTATCCAGGCACTTGGATCGTTTGTATTGTGGGCCTTGGATTGCATTCTTGCAGACTTGGCTGTACAGCAAGGAGGCGCCAAGGGTGGTAAGAAGGGCGCACAACATGCTACTTCAAAGTCTCAG GTTGCGATATTTGTGACGGTGGCAATGGTATTGCGCAGGAAACCTGACGCTCTAACTAATGTATTGCCAACTTTGAGGGAGAATCCCAAGTATCAAGGACAGGATAAGCTTCCAGTTACAGTTTGGATGATGGCTCAG GCCTCCCAAGGTGATCTATCCGTAGGCTTGTTGTCGTGGGCACACAACTTGTTACCGGTTGTCAGTAGCAAGAGTTGCAATCCTCAGTCAAGAGATCTCATCCTTCAGTTGGTTGAGAG GATCGTGTCCAACCCGAAGGCGCGGACCATTCTTGTTAGCGGGGCTGTTAGGAAGGGGGAAAGATTGATTCCACCTCCTTCGTTTGAGATCTTGATGAGACTTGCATTCCCAGCATCATCAGCAAGAGTGAAG GCTACAGAGAGGTTTGAGGCAATATATCCCTTGTTGAAGGATGTGTCTCTTGCTGGTGCTCCTGGGAGCAAGGCAATGAAGCAAACCACTCAGCAAATATTCACTTTTGCTCTGAAAGCAGCCGGGGAAG GGAATCCCGTATTAGCCAAGGAAGCGGCTGCAGTCGCTATCTGGGCCATAACCCAAAATGTTGACTGCTGCAAGCACTGG GAAAATCTATATAGCGACAATCTGGAAGCTAGTGTTACTATTTTCAAAAAGCTCATAGACGAGTGGAAGCAGCGTTCTGTCAAGCTGTCTCCTAGTGAAACCCTCACTTTCAACAAAACAATGAAGAGCCTGAGGCTAAAG AACGAAGAAGCTCTTGCTGAGGGAGGAGCCAATGGTGCAAGCCAGTCCCTTTACAAAGATGCAGACAGATGCTGCAAGGTGATCTCCGGGAAACTCTCCAGTGGTAGTGGCTACTTCAAAGGTGTAGCTATCGCTGCAGTTCTGGCTGCTGCAGGTGCTGCTGCTCTGTCTGCCAACCCCGAGGTTATAGAGGAGCTGAAGAGCCAGGTGGAGTCATTGGACCTCAGCAAATTGACTGAGTCAGTAATGACAGCTTTTAAGAACTAA